One Roseimaritima multifibrata DNA window includes the following coding sequences:
- a CDS encoding cellulase family glycosylhydrolase, whose product MLFSKWVVVACSLALANPLWGLEPIGVSPDGKQFIRKESGDPFVVWGVNYDHDRSGRLLDEYWIDEWDTVVEDFAEIKSLGANCVRVHLQVGKFLDAADRPNQAALDQLKKLLQLAEENELYLDITGLACYHKKNIPPWFDALSEEGRWKSQAVFWKAIAKTCKDSPAVFCYDLMNEPILPGKDPATEWLGGELAGKFFVQRIALETKGRTRQQVAEAWVGQMVDAIRSEDPDHMVTIGVIPWVFVFGGGKPLFHAPPISDRLDFAAVHFYPKKGKVDEAIKALKAYDVGKPLVVEEMFPLGCGQEELTQFVNESRPFCDGWISFYWGASSEELKASEKPTMAEALTASWLDEFKRLGKEVLETP is encoded by the coding sequence ATGTTGTTCTCAAAATGGGTAGTGGTCGCTTGTTCGCTGGCTTTGGCGAATCCGCTGTGGGGCTTGGAACCGATTGGCGTCAGTCCCGATGGAAAGCAGTTTATCCGAAAAGAATCAGGGGATCCGTTTGTTGTTTGGGGAGTGAACTATGATCACGACCGAAGTGGACGCCTATTGGATGAGTACTGGATCGACGAATGGGATACGGTGGTCGAGGATTTTGCTGAAATCAAATCACTCGGTGCCAATTGTGTTCGTGTGCACCTGCAAGTTGGTAAGTTTCTAGATGCCGCCGATCGGCCAAACCAAGCAGCCCTAGATCAATTAAAAAAGTTGCTTCAGTTGGCCGAAGAGAACGAGTTGTACTTGGATATCACCGGGTTGGCCTGTTATCACAAAAAGAACATCCCCCCTTGGTTCGACGCACTCTCCGAGGAAGGTCGCTGGAAATCCCAAGCGGTCTTTTGGAAGGCGATCGCGAAGACTTGCAAGGATAGCCCCGCCGTCTTTTGTTATGACCTAATGAACGAACCTATCCTGCCTGGAAAAGATCCGGCGACCGAGTGGCTGGGGGGCGAACTGGCAGGCAAGTTCTTCGTGCAACGCATTGCACTTGAGACAAAGGGTCGGACTCGCCAACAAGTTGCGGAGGCTTGGGTTGGTCAGATGGTCGATGCCATTCGTAGCGAGGACCCGGATCACATGGTCACGATTGGTGTCATCCCGTGGGTGTTCGTATTCGGCGGTGGCAAGCCGCTATTCCACGCACCTCCGATTTCGGACCGTCTTGATTTTGCTGCGGTACACTTCTATCCCAAAAAGGGAAAAGTCGACGAAGCGATCAAAGCCCTCAAGGCTTACGACGTCGGAAAACCACTGGTTGTCGAAGAGATGTTTCCGCTTGGATGTGGCCAGGAAGAGCTAACACAGTTTGTCAACGAATCGCGTCCGTTCTGCGATGGTTGGATCAGTTTTTACTGGGGAGCCAGCAGCGAAGAATTGAAAGCATCGGAAAAGCCGACGATGGCAGAAGCATTAACGGCGTCGTGGTTGGACGAATTCAAACGTCTGGGAAAAGAAGTGCTGGAAACGCCTTAG
- a CDS encoding AAA family ATPase has protein sequence MPETPDSLPLDDRERAARLVQVCDNIRHQVSQIVVGQEEVVEQLVIAILARGHCLLEGVPGLAKTLMVRSLAESMNLSFHRIQFTPDLMPADITGTDIIQENRDTGHRDLVFEKGPIFTQMLLADEINRTPPKTQAALLEAMQEHEVTVGGTTYRLQEPFFVLATQNPIEQEGTYPLPEAQRDRFLFNVIVDYPNRDQEGEIIDRTTSTASAKIESVVSGEEIVACQQTVRLVPLPSHVKDFVLDLVRSARPKDPATASWVRDMIDWGPGPRACQQLVLAAKARALLKGRHHVTLDDVQTLAFPVLRHRIVPTFNAEAEGVSVDELIQRLIKEIPVRSKQLL, from the coding sequence ATGCCAGAAACGCCGGATTCATTGCCTTTGGACGATCGCGAACGTGCAGCTCGCCTCGTTCAAGTTTGCGATAACATTCGCCATCAGGTTAGCCAGATCGTGGTCGGCCAAGAGGAAGTGGTTGAGCAACTTGTCATCGCGATTCTGGCGAGAGGGCATTGTTTGCTGGAAGGTGTCCCGGGACTGGCCAAAACGTTGATGGTCCGATCCTTGGCGGAATCGATGAACCTCTCTTTTCATCGCATTCAATTTACGCCTGACCTGATGCCCGCCGACATCACCGGGACCGACATCATCCAAGAGAATCGCGATACCGGGCACCGTGACCTTGTGTTCGAAAAAGGCCCGATCTTCACTCAGATGCTGTTGGCCGACGAAATCAACCGAACGCCTCCGAAGACTCAAGCCGCTCTGCTAGAAGCGATGCAAGAGCATGAGGTGACCGTGGGGGGAACAACCTATCGGTTGCAGGAACCGTTCTTCGTGCTTGCCACGCAGAACCCGATTGAGCAGGAGGGTACTTACCCGCTTCCCGAAGCCCAACGCGACCGTTTTCTTTTCAACGTGATCGTTGACTATCCAAACCGAGATCAAGAGGGGGAGATCATCGACCGGACCACGTCGACGGCATCCGCGAAGATCGAATCGGTCGTTAGCGGCGAAGAAATCGTTGCTTGCCAACAAACGGTTCGGCTTGTACCGTTGCCGAGCCATGTCAAAGATTTCGTGCTCGATTTGGTGCGGTCGGCGCGCCCCAAAGACCCCGCAACCGCGTCGTGGGTTCGCGACATGATCGACTGGGGCCCAGGTCCTCGCGCCTGTCAACAGTTGGTCCTCGCAGCGAAAGCACGCGCCCTCCTGAAAGGGCGGCACCACGTCACACTTGATGACGTGCAAACGCTTGCCTTTCCTGTCCTGCGTCATCGAATTGTTCCGACCTTTAATGCGGAGGCCGAAGGCGTCAGTGTCGACGAACTGATTCAGCGATTGATCAAAGAAATCCCAGTTCGTTCCAAACAATTACTGTAA
- a CDS encoding DUF58 domain-containing protein, producing MANVFDVLSAQDIGKFGNLQVLAKQVVEGFCSGLHRSPHKGFSVEFKEHRSYVTGDDIRTIDWKLFGKTDRLYIREYEEETNLRCTILLDSSGSMGYTGGRSNGVSKHEYAVRTAASLAYLMLHQQDSVGLVTFDKKVRKYIPPRGRPKHLKAIVAELQNQKPKHETDLGSVFHQMVSKIQRRGMVIVVSDLFGDVDSLMKSLAHFRHARHEVLLFQIWDPDELDFPFRQWTQFTSLEASENRHLVDPAQLRKAYLEKLAQFREQLSNGCNRQRIRLVPLVTDQPYADSLAAYFAWRKKSK from the coding sequence ATGGCAAACGTTTTTGACGTCTTGTCGGCTCAGGACATCGGTAAATTCGGGAACCTGCAAGTCCTCGCAAAACAGGTTGTCGAAGGCTTCTGTTCGGGGCTGCACCGTTCGCCTCACAAGGGTTTCAGTGTCGAATTCAAGGAACATCGCTCCTATGTAACCGGGGATGACATCCGGACCATCGACTGGAAGCTGTTCGGTAAAACGGACCGTCTGTACATCCGCGAATACGAAGAAGAAACCAACCTGCGTTGTACGATCCTGTTGGATTCAAGTGGGTCGATGGGGTACACCGGCGGGCGTAGCAACGGCGTCAGTAAACATGAGTACGCCGTCCGCACCGCCGCATCGCTGGCGTATCTAATGCTTCACCAACAGGATAGTGTTGGATTGGTCACGTTTGACAAGAAGGTCCGCAAGTACATCCCTCCCCGCGGCCGCCCCAAACATTTGAAAGCGATCGTCGCCGAACTACAGAATCAAAAACCGAAACATGAAACCGATCTTGGTAGTGTTTTCCACCAAATGGTTTCCAAAATCCAACGCCGGGGAATGGTTATCGTCGTTTCCGATTTATTCGGAGACGTTGATAGCCTGATGAAGTCTCTGGCACACTTCCGGCACGCCCGTCATGAGGTCCTGCTGTTTCAAATCTGGGATCCCGACGAACTAGATTTCCCGTTCCGGCAATGGACTCAGTTCACTTCGTTAGAGGCGTCTGAAAACCGGCATCTGGTCGACCCAGCACAGCTTCGCAAAGCGTACTTAGAAAAACTTGCACAGTTCCGCGAACAACTTTCCAACGGCTGTAACCGCCAGAGAATCCGGTTGGTGCCGTTGGTAACGGACCAACCGTACGCCGACTCGTTGGCCGCCTACTTTGCCTGGAGGAAAAAGTCCAAGTGA
- a CDS encoding BatA domain-containing protein: MTFLNAALAFGAAAFLIPLAIHILNRSRFKTVDWGAMHLLESVIKVNHKRFRFDQWILLALRCAIPILLAFCLARPVLTGMKILAGESPVSMVVLLDSSYSMETESSEGTRFNAAVDAAKKIIAATPRGSEISVIQTGGKATPLFPQPVFDSSIVVRKTDQMRSGFGACDMPAALAEGLATLAEMKHARREMIVISDFQPADWQPVEGSVAQSIRSQIEAASFAPELSLIAVGETESGNLSVDSLEIPQRAIGIEQQLLIRANLRNHGPLKVDDLRVSLSIDGQEKSVSKVSLPPNGTIQTLFPCVFDTPGSHVIQVRLIAEDPLQVDNSAAAAVTVWDTIRVLLVDGDPRSEPLKSETDFLAVALSPYTFGRVRLADLVQTTTVQANKINAELLADTHVLVLANVAKLTDAALQAVQNHVSSGGALLVCGGDRIDLNWYEERGYDSGNGILPAPFGLAKGIERGTAKTTEPQGQTHLINQHFDHAALEFFNNPANGDLSRAVIRRWHELAVSSLPNDSDPSQRDVTTLARLDSGDPFLLERRFGKGVVLQLATACDADWSDLPLQPIYVPLMQQLITTMASSITPPRNLITGEPAVMWLSDTASDSSISVTSPDGVQHLVVPIQEADRTVARFASTERPGIYSISLPSAETIHFVAKTDRKESELAVLDHEQLVELSDELDAGLIESADQYLSQDRLRRHGREIWKYLLAAVLAFMFLELVLQQRFSRVST, encoded by the coding sequence GTGACATTCCTCAACGCGGCGCTCGCTTTTGGGGCGGCCGCATTCCTGATCCCGTTGGCGATCCACATCCTCAATCGCAGCCGTTTCAAAACGGTCGATTGGGGTGCGATGCACCTGTTGGAATCGGTGATCAAAGTCAATCACAAGCGATTTCGTTTTGATCAGTGGATCTTGTTGGCACTGCGCTGTGCGATTCCCATCCTTCTCGCATTCTGTCTTGCTCGACCAGTCCTGACCGGGATGAAAATTTTGGCTGGGGAATCGCCGGTTTCGATGGTCGTGCTGCTCGATTCCAGCTATTCGATGGAAACGGAGTCGAGTGAGGGGACCCGATTTAATGCGGCCGTGGATGCCGCCAAAAAAATCATCGCCGCGACGCCCCGGGGATCGGAAATTTCAGTGATCCAAACAGGAGGCAAAGCGACGCCTCTTTTTCCTCAGCCTGTGTTTGATTCATCGATCGTTGTTCGAAAAACCGATCAAATGCGATCCGGTTTTGGTGCCTGCGACATGCCGGCCGCGCTGGCAGAGGGTCTGGCGACACTGGCGGAAATGAAACATGCTCGCAGAGAAATGATTGTGATCAGTGACTTCCAGCCGGCTGATTGGCAACCGGTGGAAGGCTCGGTGGCTCAGTCGATTCGGTCGCAAATCGAAGCCGCTTCCTTTGCCCCCGAACTGTCGTTGATAGCGGTTGGGGAAACCGAAAGTGGGAACCTGTCGGTCGATTCGCTTGAAATCCCTCAACGAGCGATCGGAATCGAACAGCAACTGTTGATCCGCGCGAACCTTCGTAATCACGGTCCCCTCAAAGTTGACGATCTTCGCGTCAGCCTTTCAATTGACGGCCAAGAAAAGAGCGTTTCAAAGGTATCGCTTCCGCCGAATGGAACGATCCAAACGCTCTTTCCATGTGTTTTCGACACGCCTGGCTCCCATGTGATTCAGGTTCGCCTGATCGCTGAGGATCCCCTGCAAGTCGACAACTCTGCGGCCGCGGCGGTCACCGTGTGGGATACCATTCGTGTTCTATTGGTCGATGGCGATCCACGTTCCGAGCCGCTGAAGAGCGAAACCGATTTTCTTGCCGTTGCACTTTCCCCTTACACCTTTGGACGAGTCCGATTGGCCGACCTCGTTCAAACCACCACCGTGCAGGCGAACAAGATCAATGCCGAACTGCTTGCCGATACTCATGTTTTGGTGTTGGCAAATGTCGCCAAATTGACAGACGCCGCTTTACAGGCGGTGCAGAACCATGTCAGCAGTGGTGGTGCGTTGTTGGTCTGCGGAGGCGACCGCATCGATTTGAATTGGTATGAGGAACGGGGCTACGATTCGGGAAACGGGATTTTGCCAGCTCCCTTCGGACTTGCCAAAGGAATCGAGAGGGGGACTGCAAAAACCACCGAACCGCAAGGCCAAACCCATCTGATAAACCAGCATTTCGACCATGCAGCGTTAGAATTTTTCAACAACCCTGCCAACGGAGATTTGTCGCGGGCGGTCATTCGTCGCTGGCATGAACTGGCGGTTTCCTCACTGCCGAACGACAGCGATCCCTCGCAACGAGATGTGACCACGCTTGCTCGATTAGATTCTGGCGATCCCTTTCTTTTAGAGCGACGTTTTGGAAAAGGCGTAGTTCTGCAACTGGCGACCGCCTGTGATGCGGATTGGTCGGATTTGCCTTTGCAGCCTATCTACGTCCCATTGATGCAACAACTTATTACGACCATGGCTTCCAGCATCACGCCCCCTCGAAACCTGATCACCGGCGAACCGGCCGTAATGTGGTTGTCAGATACCGCTTCGGATTCCTCGATTTCGGTGACATCGCCCGATGGCGTTCAGCACCTGGTTGTCCCCATTCAGGAAGCGGATCGCACTGTCGCCCGCTTCGCATCGACCGAACGACCGGGGATCTATTCGATCTCTTTGCCGTCAGCAGAAACCATTCATTTCGTTGCGAAAACCGACCGTAAGGAGTCCGAACTGGCGGTGCTTGATCACGAGCAGTTAGTGGAATTGTCTGATGAACTGGACGCGGGATTAATTGAATCGGCGGACCAATACCTTTCGCAAGACCGACTGCGACGTCATGGGCGAGAGATCTGGAAATATCTGCTCGCCGCCGTGCTCGCTTTCATGTTTTTGGAACTAGTCCTGCAACAACGTTTTTCCAGGGTAAGCACATGA
- a CDS encoding VWA domain-containing protein produces MTTLKFVGDVPLWLGVILSIAVAAMSWRYYRRESLELSGRLRWLLPTLRTVAFVLGILILTGPVLHHRQTIGDLGKVQIYFDGSESMQMLDPHMSLRRKLEIVIATGWLPNVDLDQSTFQFSDALQNIRTKHEQQLLGIEQTDLAKVREQIQSFGKGLADLGPMIPPKFVATFESSLTQPLARLGSIESVEESVTQYRTLFAVSRDLESAAEQAALERLIQQNDSVRAALTQFDETPRWQRAQAGFLQSPTKVLTELRKNHEVNIHRLLGQDAIREESLQGSDTDTEEEAPVQLFASATDLATGISTNQEDSVASSDPSEASQAKTSIVLVSDGQHNSGPSPIQAARILGAQGIPFFCVSMGAAHPAYDLSVVKVAHPERVFRTDLVRGTVTIRDQYPAGHPVLAQIFSGDTVLWRKQLRTENSGERRIDFEFSVDPIVKNASEGSPTDVQQHVVPLALRASLVPLADELQVDNNHRRFHLAAIADSQKVLILDGRSRWETRYLRNAFERDEQWSVNTVIAGAATENGTLPRGEAPNQFPATRSDLFEYDLVIFGEIGPELFEQHELIWLQEFVDARGGGMIFIDGQRGLLKQLAATPLAGLLPVRWLPDSARQKPKRFELTDSGEAAPALRLSDDSVENRRLWSELPPPHSFMPVESVPSAQVLVNLDVADKLYPVIIRQPYGAGQVLFMAFDESWRWRYRTADLWHQRLWNQFAELVMPPPYAASDEYVSIDSGKVRYESNDSVPLRVRLNGLDGAPMTNANVDALIWKDNQLTTTVNLKPDPDVPGVYRAISHALSPGAYEVSVQASGFSQSALQARSEFVVMDQISAEQNTTSANERLLQQLATESGGLFLREEEIGQLPDRLLPFSQGRVIESDHLIWQSYWWFFAILSMITIEWILRKRVGLL; encoded by the coding sequence ATGACCACCCTGAAATTTGTTGGTGACGTCCCGCTGTGGCTGGGGGTCATTCTTTCCATTGCCGTGGCCGCGATGTCCTGGCGTTACTACCGACGAGAGAGTCTTGAACTATCGGGACGGCTTCGCTGGTTGCTTCCCACACTGCGAACGGTCGCATTTGTGCTGGGAATCCTGATCCTGACCGGCCCCGTGCTGCATCACCGGCAAACGATTGGTGACCTGGGCAAGGTGCAAATCTATTTTGATGGATCGGAAAGCATGCAGATGCTTGATCCCCATATGTCGCTGCGCCGAAAATTAGAGATCGTCATCGCAACAGGCTGGCTTCCCAATGTCGACCTCGACCAATCGACATTCCAGTTTTCCGACGCGCTTCAAAACATCCGAACAAAGCACGAACAGCAACTTCTAGGCATCGAACAGACCGACTTAGCAAAGGTCCGTGAACAGATCCAGTCGTTCGGTAAGGGATTGGCGGATTTGGGGCCAATGATCCCACCGAAATTCGTGGCCACCTTTGAAAGCTCGCTTACCCAACCACTTGCCCGTTTGGGATCGATTGAATCGGTGGAGGAATCCGTTACTCAGTACCGCACGCTGTTTGCGGTTTCTCGGGACCTTGAAAGTGCGGCCGAACAAGCTGCTCTTGAACGTCTGATTCAGCAGAATGATTCGGTGCGAGCCGCTTTGACACAGTTTGATGAAACCCCGCGTTGGCAGAGAGCACAAGCGGGATTCTTGCAATCGCCAACGAAGGTGCTGACGGAACTGCGAAAGAATCACGAGGTCAACATCCACAGGTTGCTCGGTCAAGACGCGATTCGCGAAGAGTCTTTGCAGGGCAGTGACACCGATACGGAGGAGGAAGCCCCCGTCCAGCTTTTTGCTTCCGCCACCGATTTGGCGACGGGGATTTCCACTAATCAAGAAGACTCCGTCGCGTCCTCGGATCCGTCGGAAGCATCACAGGCCAAAACATCGATCGTGTTGGTTTCCGATGGACAACACAATTCAGGTCCTTCGCCAATCCAAGCCGCCCGGATTTTGGGGGCTCAAGGAATCCCTTTCTTCTGTGTGTCGATGGGGGCAGCCCATCCTGCATACGATCTGTCGGTGGTCAAAGTGGCTCATCCTGAACGCGTGTTTCGTACCGATTTGGTTCGAGGCACCGTCACCATTCGCGATCAATATCCCGCAGGGCATCCCGTATTGGCGCAAATTTTTAGCGGTGACACCGTCCTGTGGCGAAAACAATTGCGGACAGAAAATTCCGGTGAACGGCGAATCGACTTTGAATTTTCGGTCGACCCGATCGTCAAAAATGCGTCGGAAGGCTCTCCGACGGACGTGCAGCAGCACGTGGTACCACTTGCGCTGCGAGCCTCACTCGTCCCTTTGGCTGACGAACTGCAGGTCGACAACAATCATCGCCGGTTTCATCTAGCCGCGATCGCCGACAGCCAAAAAGTTCTAATCTTAGATGGTCGCTCTCGATGGGAAACTCGCTACTTACGGAACGCCTTTGAAAGGGATGAGCAGTGGTCGGTCAACACCGTGATCGCGGGTGCCGCTACGGAGAACGGAACGTTGCCTCGCGGGGAAGCGCCAAACCAGTTTCCCGCAACACGATCCGATCTGTTTGAATACGATCTTGTGATTTTTGGCGAAATCGGGCCCGAACTATTTGAGCAACATGAACTGATTTGGCTTCAGGAATTCGTCGATGCACGTGGCGGCGGAATGATTTTTATCGATGGACAACGGGGGCTGCTAAAACAATTGGCCGCGACGCCATTGGCGGGACTCCTACCGGTTCGCTGGCTTCCGGACAGTGCGCGGCAAAAACCAAAACGCTTTGAATTGACCGATTCAGGCGAAGCCGCACCAGCGCTGCGGTTGTCGGACGATTCGGTTGAAAACCGTCGCCTCTGGTCGGAACTTCCCCCCCCGCATTCCTTTATGCCTGTCGAATCGGTCCCCAGTGCTCAGGTCTTGGTTAACCTGGATGTTGCAGACAAGCTATATCCGGTCATCATCCGCCAACCTTACGGGGCCGGGCAGGTCTTATTCATGGCGTTCGATGAATCATGGCGATGGCGGTACCGGACCGCCGACCTGTGGCATCAACGATTGTGGAACCAGTTCGCCGAACTGGTCATGCCGCCACCCTATGCAGCTAGTGATGAATACGTATCCATCGATTCGGGAAAGGTCCGCTACGAATCGAACGATTCGGTCCCCCTGCGAGTCCGTCTGAATGGCTTGGACGGAGCTCCGATGACAAACGCAAATGTGGATGCATTGATCTGGAAGGACAATCAGCTAACAACCACGGTGAACCTCAAACCAGATCCCGATGTACCGGGAGTTTATCGAGCGATTTCGCACGCACTTTCTCCCGGTGCGTACGAAGTTTCCGTGCAGGCTTCCGGTTTCAGTCAGTCGGCGCTTCAGGCAAGAAGTGAATTTGTCGTGATGGACCAGATCTCCGCAGAACAAAACACGACTTCCGCAAATGAACGGCTGCTTCAACAACTGGCAACGGAATCAGGTGGTCTCTTTTTGCGGGAAGAAGAAATCGGACAACTTCCTGATCGCTTGCTGCCGTTCAGCCAAGGACGCGTTATTGAATCGGATCATCTGATCTGGCAAAGTTACTGGTGGTTTTTTGCAATCCTTTCCATGATAACCATCGAATGGATCTTGAGAAAAAGGGTAGGGCTACTATGA
- a CDS encoding prenyltransferase/squalene oxidase repeat-containing protein codes for MPSSQSNQRTVPCLIMGAVFFLLSVFGGKQNVQAQSPRATVPEPESAFQKDQVDVAIDRGVAYLISKQRDDGAIIDKGYDTTMTALGIMALASVGIQPTDPTPEGLAMQRALAFVLQEDRIDDQGYFGSKDRSRMYGHGIITLMLTEMLGMGSSAEQDRLIHDRCQKAIDVILSSQKESKPIHHRGGWRYYPNAKDSDLSVTVWQLMALRSAKNDGLQVPANAIHDAVDYLKRSYASPLDRNGFPDKKASGFTYETNQNNPTFTMTAAGLLAMQVCGEYESPLVHGAADWLLEHPPEWKERFCSYGTYYYAQGMYQRGGDHADSARQLVQEMMLKHQEADGSWIAENGSERDHGAVYTTSLAILSLSVKYHFLPIYQK; via the coding sequence ATGCCCTCATCACAATCGAATCAGAGAACGGTCCCGTGCCTGATCATGGGGGCCGTATTTTTTCTACTGTCGGTATTTGGCGGCAAACAGAACGTTCAGGCTCAATCGCCTCGTGCAACGGTTCCCGAACCAGAATCGGCCTTTCAGAAAGATCAGGTGGATGTCGCGATCGATCGTGGCGTCGCTTATTTAATTAGCAAACAGCGTGATGATGGAGCGATCATCGACAAGGGATACGATACGACGATGACGGCGCTAGGAATCATGGCACTTGCCAGCGTTGGAATCCAACCAACCGATCCGACGCCTGAGGGCCTTGCGATGCAACGTGCCTTGGCATTTGTCCTGCAGGAAGACCGAATCGATGACCAAGGGTACTTCGGATCGAAAGACCGTTCACGCATGTACGGTCACGGCATCATCACGTTGATGCTGACGGAGATGCTGGGAATGGGCAGTTCCGCGGAACAGGATCGACTGATTCATGACCGTTGCCAGAAAGCGATCGATGTGATCCTTAGTTCGCAAAAGGAATCGAAACCGATCCACCATCGCGGTGGCTGGCGATACTATCCCAATGCAAAAGATTCCGACCTTTCGGTCACCGTCTGGCAGTTGATGGCGCTCCGCTCGGCAAAGAACGACGGGTTGCAGGTTCCTGCAAACGCAATCCACGACGCCGTCGACTACCTCAAACGATCCTATGCGTCTCCGCTTGATCGCAATGGCTTTCCCGATAAAAAGGCGAGCGGTTTTACCTACGAAACAAACCAAAACAACCCGACGTTTACGATGACCGCTGCAGGGTTGTTAGCGATGCAAGTTTGTGGGGAGTACGAATCGCCGTTGGTCCATGGGGCAGCGGATTGGCTTCTTGAACACCCACCCGAATGGAAAGAACGTTTCTGTTCCTACGGCACCTACTATTACGCTCAAGGGATGTACCAACGCGGCGGTGACCACGCCGATTCAGCGCGTCAGCTTGTCCAAGAAATGATGCTAAAACATCAGGAAGCGGATGGTTCATGGATCGCAGAAAACGGATCCGAGCGCGATCACGGAGCCGTCTACACAACCTCGCTAGCGATCCTTAGTCTTTCGGTGAAGTATCATTTCCTGCCGATCTATCAGAAGTAG
- a CDS encoding TCR/Tet family MFS transporter has translation MKNRGDDSERNWDDAESDSGVVDGDSDFANGLGSNAKRSDGSPPRKAAIAFILFTLFIDVLGIGIVIPVLPELVKELIGGEISEAGVYFSVIMASYALMQFFFAPLIGACSDRFGRRPVLLASMFGFSVNFLIQALAPTVWWLLLGRVVAGISGASFTTANAYIADISTSETRARNFGFAGMMFGLGFIIGPALGGLLGGISIRLPFYVSAGLAIINWLYGYFVLPESLPPEDRSDLQLSKANPLGTMVHLRNFPLVAALVAPFVLISLGQRGLENVWVLNTGYRYGWDEVTNGLTLGLVGLTAAIVQGGMVRPIIARYGERRTAVFATLVSGTAFMGYAFATQGWMVWPIIIFGSLGGLGGPAIQSLVAGAVPSHEQGKVQGALTSLVSLTNVVAPLIFTGGLFSYFTSSAAPFEFAGAPFVLGSVLVFIASIVLSKVFKRFPAEHSEHMVPTATSDRSAGNDTSPKD, from the coding sequence ATGAAAAATCGCGGCGACGATAGCGAGCGAAACTGGGACGATGCTGAGTCGGACAGTGGCGTGGTCGATGGGGATTCGGATTTTGCGAACGGTTTAGGCTCGAATGCGAAACGGTCCGACGGCTCGCCACCTCGTAAGGCAGCGATCGCCTTTATTCTCTTTACGTTATTCATTGACGTACTTGGCATTGGGATCGTCATTCCCGTTCTTCCCGAATTGGTGAAGGAGTTGATCGGCGGCGAGATTTCCGAGGCGGGCGTCTACTTTAGCGTGATCATGGCCTCTTACGCATTGATGCAGTTCTTCTTTGCACCGTTGATCGGGGCTTGTTCGGACCGGTTTGGTCGACGCCCCGTTTTGCTTGCTTCGATGTTTGGGTTCAGCGTTAATTTCTTGATTCAGGCATTGGCGCCAACGGTGTGGTGGCTCTTGCTTGGGCGGGTGGTCGCAGGGATTAGCGGTGCAAGTTTTACAACGGCAAACGCGTACATCGCCGACATTTCAACTTCGGAAACGCGAGCGCGGAATTTTGGTTTCGCTGGGATGATGTTCGGGCTTGGGTTCATTATCGGCCCCGCCTTAGGCGGTCTGCTGGGGGGAATATCCATTCGACTGCCATTTTACGTTTCCGCTGGGCTGGCCATTATTAACTGGTTGTACGGCTACTTTGTTTTGCCGGAATCCTTGCCTCCGGAAGATCGCAGCGATTTGCAACTATCAAAAGCAAATCCACTTGGGACGATGGTTCACCTGCGCAACTTTCCGCTTGTGGCTGCCTTGGTTGCTCCGTTTGTGTTGATTTCACTTGGGCAACGCGGTTTAGAGAACGTGTGGGTTTTGAATACCGGATATCGTTATGGCTGGGATGAAGTGACCAACGGCTTAACGCTGGGATTGGTCGGTTTGACCGCGGCCATCGTTCAGGGGGGAATGGTCCGCCCGATCATCGCCCGCTATGGAGAACGCCGGACAGCCGTCTTTGCGACTTTGGTCTCGGGGACGGCCTTCATGGGTTACGCCTTTGCGACGCAGGGGTGGATGGTCTGGCCGATCATTATCTTTGGATCGCTGGGAGGCCTGGGCGGCCCTGCGATTCAGAGCCTGGTCGCGGGTGCGGTCCCATCGCATGAACAGGGGAAGGTGCAGGGGGCCCTCACATCGTTGGTCAGTTTAACCAACGTCGTTGCTCCCTTGATCTTCACCGGTGGGCTGTTCAGCTATTTCACTTCTTCGGCGGCTCCGTTCGAGTTTGCCGGAGCCCCATTTGTGCTGGGAAGTGTGCTGGTGTTTATCGCCAGCATCGTTTTGTCGAAAGTCTTTAAGCGATTCCCCGCCGAGCATTCCGAGCACATGGTTCCGACCGCTACTTCTGATAGATCGGCAGGAAATGATACTTCACCGAAAGACTAA